A stretch of DNA from Dehalobacterium formicoaceticum:
GAGTGCTTGCTCTTTGTCGCCTGTGAGCCCTTATCTGTGGAAAAACTCATGGAAATCACCGGTGCGGCAAGGGAAACTGTTATGGTTTTACTTGATGAATTAGCAGAGCACTATCAGGAAAGAGGATTTCAACTGATGGAAGTGGCCGGGGGCTGGCAATTTGCCACCAGACCTGCTTGCGCAGATATGATTGAAAAATATTATCGTCCCAAGATTCATTCCCTTTCCAAAGCAGCGCTGGAAACCTTAGCTATTATTGCCTACCGGCAGCCGGTTACCAGGACTGATATTGAGACTATCCGCGGGGTCAAGGTGGATGGGGTTGTCAGTACCTTGTTGGAAAAAAATTTGATCCAGGATGTGGGGAGGAAAAACGGCCCGGGCAGACCCGTTCTTTATGGAACCACCATGGAATTTCTGAAGTTTTTCGGTTTAAAATCATTGCAGGAACTGCCTGATCCGGATCAGCTGTCCCAGGATCCACCCAACCCAGAAAAGGAAAAATAAGCGAACCTTTCAGTTTTCACCTTATGATCCTGTTGTTCATATATTGATAGCACATGGTCAGGGGGAGGATGAGGATGGAAAAAGAAAGGGCTAATATCTTTAAAGTAAACCAAGGGAAACGCAACAGAGGGTACAACAGACAAGCTGCCGTGGCATATGCCCATCGTTGGTGGAACAGTTATAATCCTGATTTTCGTTATTTCCCGGTGGATTGTACCAATTATGTTTCTCAGGTTCTCTATGCCGGGGGCCTGCCCATGCAATACACCGGAAAACAAGATGCGGGATGGTGGTACGCCGCTAACGGAGCAAGAGAGGATCAGTGGAGCTTCAGCTGGGCTGTGGCTCATAGCTTGCGCTGGTATTTGGCCTCCCAACAAGGCGTGCTCACAGCTAAGGTAGCCGCGGCAAATGAATTAAGGCCGGGAGATATCATCTGTTATGATTGGGATGGAGACGGAGTCTGGCAGCACAATACCGTGGTGGTGGGTTTTAATGGGGATGGGCGGCCTTTAGTCAATGCCCATACCAATAACAGTCAAAACCGTCTTTGGGATTATCGGAATTCTGTGGCTTGGACAGAGAAAACATCATATCTTTTTTGGAACATTATATATTAACAGGTGAAAGCTGTTTTTTTGCTATGAAAGTATAAGTTTAGGGAACCGGACAGGTTCCCTTTTTTTGTACTATCAGCAAATATAAATTTAAAAAGGTTAGACCAATCATCAGTTCTCGATTAAATGCTAAAGGATGTAAATATAAGTGCACGAGAGGCATACTAAGACGGATTACAAGGAAGAATATAGTAATAGTGTTTTAACTTTTTGCATTTGATTCGAGGTGTGACCGTTGAAATTTGGTACCATCCTGTTATTAGTCTTTATCCTGCTATTATTGATTGGGCTTTTTTTACCCCTGCGTTTTCGGTTTTATTACCTAAAAAAAGAAAAGGATGATTTTATCAGCATCACCTGGCAAGTGATTCCAGGTATATGGGGCATTAAATTAGAAATCCCCTTTATCAAAATTTCAACCGCAGCCTTAT
This window harbors:
- the scpB gene encoding SMC-Scp complex subunit ScpB produces the protein MGMLFSEDIRNNIECLLFVACEPLSVEKLMEITGAARETVMVLLDELAEHYQERGFQLMEVAGGWQFATRPACADMIEKYYRPKIHSLSKAALETLAIIAYRQPVTRTDIETIRGVKVDGVVSTLLEKNLIQDVGRKNGPGRPVLYGTTMEFLKFFGLKSLQELPDPDQLSQDPPNPEKEK
- a CDS encoding amidase domain-containing protein, encoding MEKERANIFKVNQGKRNRGYNRQAAVAYAHRWWNSYNPDFRYFPVDCTNYVSQVLYAGGLPMQYTGKQDAGWWYAANGAREDQWSFSWAVAHSLRWYLASQQGVLTAKVAAANELRPGDIICYDWDGDGVWQHNTVVVGFNGDGRPLVNAHTNNSQNRLWDYRNSVAWTEKTSYLFWNIIY